GTATATTGTACTTGTACATCAGCAGCGCGTCCTTTTGGTACAGAAACATAAGCGCCCTCAAGTGATCCTAATGGAACTTTATTTTGATCACCATACCAAATTGTTTGATTGACTAATGCACTATCTGCTTTAACAGGATTAGCCGTTTCAAAAAAGCGAAATCCCCATACTAATAATTTTTTACTCTCTTCTTCACGACCTTTAAAAGTTCGGCCGCCTAATACCGCTGAGATCAAACGGGTATTTCCATCTACAGCAGAGGCAACTAAATTATAACCTGCCGCATTAGTATGTCCTGTTTTAATCCCATCGACATTTAATGTCGTATCCCAAAGTAAACCATTACGATTTAATTGAGGTTTAGAAAGATTATAAGTAAATTCTTTTTCTTTATAGATAGCATATTCATTTGGAAGATCACGAATTAGTGCTCGGCCTAAAAATGCCATATCTTTAGCGGTTGTATATTGTCCTGGCGCATCAAGCCCATGTACTGTTTCAAAATGCGTATGTTCTAAACCAATCTTTTTAGCATATTCATTCATTAAATTAACAAATGCACCTTGACTACCTGCAACATGTTCAGCCATAGCAATACAGGCATCATTACCTGATTGGATGATAATGCCTTTATTTAAATTAGCAACTGAAACGGTTTTACCCACTTCTAAAAACATGAGTGATGACCCTTTAAGTACAGGATTACCCGTTGCCCAAGCATCTTTGCTTACAACAACCATATCATCATTTTTTATACGACCTGATTGCAATGCTTGACCGATAACGTAACTGGTCATCATTTTAGTTAAACTGGCAGGATCACGT
The sequence above is drawn from the Gilliamella apicola genome and encodes:
- a CDS encoding serine hydrolase; translation: MKKKFKLSFAFLAFAICSTASAEMAFPIPAIPQLDAESYILIDAKSGEILAQYNAEQQRDPASLTKMMTSYVIGQALQSGRIKNDDMVVVSKDAWATGNPVLKGSSLMFLEVGKTVSVANLNKGIIIQSGNDACIAMAEHVAGSQGAFVNLMNEYAKKIGLEHTHFETVHGLDAPGQYTTAKDMAFLGRALIRDLPNEYAIYKEKEFTYNLSKPQLNRNGLLWDTTLNVDGIKTGHTNAAGYNLVASAVDGNTRLISAVLGGRTFKGREEESKKLLVWGFRFFETANPVKADSALVNQTIWYGDQNKVPLGSLEGAYVSVPKGRAADVQVQYTIDNYIYAPIAKGTSVGKIQFLLDGKVINEQSLVTLQDVQESGFFGTICDWIVLQFNKLFG